A segment of the Deltaproteobacteria bacterium genome:
GCCCGCGCCGGCGTCAACCTCGCCGCCGGCCACTATCATTACGGCTGCAAGAAGGACCTCTACCTGGAGGTGCTGCGCGCCCAGTTCGCCGAGGTTCGGGCCGAGCTGGCGCGCCGTGGCGCCGCGCGCCCGACGAGGGAGCTGGCGCGGCTGGCGCGCGCCCAACTCGTCGAACTGTTGCGCGCGCGCGCCAAGGCGATGCTCGATTTGCTAATCGGACCGCCGCCCGGCCGGCACGGTACCCTGATGCAGCGCGAGATGTGCGACCCGAGCGAGGCCTTGCCGGTAATCGTCGAGGAATTCATCCGGCCCTTGGTGCGTGACATCGAGGACATCGTTCGCCGGCTGGCCCCCGGCCTCAGCCGCCAGCAGCTCGAGCGCTGCACCTTCAGCATCGTCGCTCAGGCCTTGTTCTACCGCTTCACCATGCCGGCCACGCTGCGCCTCTGGGGCTTGACGGCGTACCCGCTGCCGCTGGCGCGCGAGCTGGCGGAGCACATCAGCGAGTTTTCGCTCGGTGGGGTAGAGCGCGTGGCGCAGCGCCGCTCGTCCCGCCGGCTCAAACCCGCCGCCGCGCGCACGCGCCCGGCCGCCGCGGTTGGTGGCTGACGCCATGCCGCGCAAGCTAATTCCACTTGTGGTTGTGCTGCTTGCCGGCGCCGCGGCGGGGATCATCTACCTGCGACACGAGGGCGCCGCCGTGCGTTTCACCGGTTTCGTCGAAGGCGAAGAGCGCGTCATGCGCAGTGAAGTCAGCGGCCGGGTGCTGGAGGTCAAGTACGGCGAGGGCGCCAGTGTCGCTGCGCGCGAAGTCATCGCCGTGGTCGACGACCGTGACATGCAGGCGCGTATCCGCTCCAAGCGGGAGGAATTGGCGGTGCTCGATGCCGAACTGCGGGCGCAGGCCGAGCGCGTGCAGTTGGTCGAGAGCACCTGGCAGCGCGAGGTGAGCGTCCGCCAGGCCGAGCGCCGGCAGGCGGAATCGGCCGCCGAGCTGGCGGCACGCACGCTGGCACGCGAGGAGACGCTGGTGCGGAGCGGACTGAGCACGGCCCAGTCGCTGGACGATCATCGGGCGCGGCGCGATCAGGCCGACAGCGCGCTGCAACGCGCCCGCGAGCTGCTCGCTCGCAGCGAGGCCGAAGTTCATAGCGTGGCGCTGGCGCGCCACGAGCTTGCGACCCTCGAGCAGAAGCGCCAGTTGTTGCTGGCCCAACTCGCCGAGCTCGAGGTTACCCAGTCCAAGTACGTCATCCGCGCGCCCGACGTGCCCACGGTGCTGCAGACGCAATTCGTCTGGCCGGGCGAGCTGGCGCAACCGGGTACGGCCGTCGCCGCCTTGCTCGACCCCGCCGACAAGTACGTGCAGATCTACGTGCCGGTGGCCGAGGTCGGCCGCCTGCAGATCGGCCAGCGCGTGTCACTCGAAGTGGACAGCCGCCCGGGCGAGCGCGTGCCCGGCGAGGTCAGCTTCATCGCCGACAAGGCCAACTTCACCCCCGAAAAGATCGAGACGCGCAGTGACCGCATGGGGCAGGTCTACCGCGTCAAGATTCGCATCCTCGAAGGTGTCGAGCGCTTGCAGCCGGGAACCGAAGGCAACGTCTACCTCGACTCATGAGCCGCAATTGCACCGCCAAGCCGATGGGGGCGCCGCGCCGGTACCGCTGATGGACGCAGCGGTGATCGAGCTACGGGGCTTGTCGAAGCGTTTCGGAACGCGCCCCGCCCTTCGCGGGGTCGATCTTAGCCTGACGGGCGGACAGATCGCCGGCATTGCCGGGCCCGACGGCGCCGGCAAGACCACGCTGCTGCGCGCGCTCGCCGGCCTGCTAGAGATCGAAGCGGTGCAAGCACGCGTGCTCGGTCACGATCTGCGCGGCGACGTTACCGCGCTCAAGGCCGAGCTCGGATACGTGCCGCAAGCCTTCAGCCTGCACCAGGATCTGTCGGTGATCGAGAACCTGCGCTTCACCGCCCGGCTGCACCGGCTGGCGCGGTCCGAGTTCGCCGCCCGGGCCGACGAACTGCTGGCGCGCACCGGCTTGGCGCCCTTCGCCGGCCGCGCCGCCGGTGCGCTTTCCGGCGGGATGAAGCAGAAGCTGGCGGTTGCCAACGCTTTGCTGCCGCGGCCTCCGTTGCTCCTGCTCGACGAGCCCACCGCCGGCGTCGATGTCGTCGCCCGCCGTGAAATCTGGGCCTTGCTGGCACAGGAGCGGGCCCGGGCCCTGGTGCTGGTCAGCACCAGTTACCTCGACGAAGCCGAGGCCTGCGATCGCCTGGTGTATCTCGACAACGGGCGGGTGGTGGCAACCGGAACTCCGCGAGAGCTGGAGCAGCGGGTGGGGCTCGAACTCTATCGCGCTTGGGGCGACGACGGGCGGGCGGTGGCCCGCGCCGCCCGCCGGCTGCCCTATGTTGCGGGCGCGCGCGCCAGCGGCCGCGCCGCTCGCATCGAGGTCAGCCGCCAAGACACGCCCGGCGCCGCTCAGGTGATTCGCGACCTCGGGGCGTTGCCCGCAGTCAGCGTGCATTTCGCCGAGGCTATTCCAATCGACATGGAATCCACCTTGCTGGCGCTGGCGCGCGGCGGTGCCGCCCACTCATGACGCCGCCCATCATCACCGCCCGCGCGCTCACTAAATGTTTCGGCGACTTCACCGCGGTGGATCGCCTCGCGCTCGAAGTGGCGCCGGGTTCGATCTTTGCCTTTCTCGGCGCCAACGGCTCGGGTAAGAGCACGACCATCCGGATGTTGATCGGCCTGCTGCGCCCGAGCGCCGGCGCCATCGAGGTCGACGGCATCGATGTCATTCGCCAGCCCCGCCGGGTGCGTGACCACATCGGCTACATGGGCCAGAAGGTCAGTCTTTATCGCGGGCTGTCGCTGCGCGAGAACGTCGAGTTCTACGCCGGGCTTTACGGGCTCTCGGCGGTGGCGCTCGAACGCGCCTGGGGCGGGTTGCGCGAGCGCTTTTCACTGGGCGAGGCGGAGCCCGAGTTGACGGAGGACTTGCCTGCCGGCGTCCGCCAGCGCGCCGGGCTCGCTCTGGCCACGCTGCACCAGCCGCGGGTGTTGTTCCTCGATGAGCCCACCGCCGGCGTCGATGTGCACAATCGCGGGTTGTTCTGGGAGCTGATTCAAGAAGAGGCCGATGCCGGGGTGACGGTGTTCGTCACCACGCATTTCCTCGAAGAGACCGACTACTGCGACTGGGCCTGCTTCATTGATGCCGGGCGCGTCATTGCCAACGCCGAGCCGGAAGCTTTGCGGCGCCGGTTCTCGAACGGGTATCAGGTCGAAGTGGTCTGCGGCGCCGAACAGCGCGCGCGGGTGGCGCAGGAGCTGGGCGCGGCCGGGGCCGTGGTTACGCCCGGCGCCGGTGGCGTGCAGGCGAGTGTCGCCACGCTCGACAGTGCTTTTCTGCGCCGGCTGGATCGGCTCGCGGCCGAGTGTCCGGGGGTGCAGACGCGCATCGAGCAGCCGGCGATGACGGAGGTCTTCCGTCGCGTGTTGGCCGAGGTCGGGGTGGAGCGATGAACTGGCGGCGGCTGCGCACGCTGATGCGGCGCGAGGTGCAGGCCACCTTTCGCGATCCCTTCACGATCACGGTGCTGATCACCGTGCCGCTGGCCGCGCTGCTGGCGTTCGGCTTCACCTTGGCGACCGATGTGCGGCACCTTGCCCTCGGGGTGTACGACGCCGCCGGCACGGCCGCCAGCCGCCGCCTGGTGGCGGAGCTGGCCGCTCAGAGCGCATTCGACCCCCGTCAGTACGCTCGCCGCGATGAGCTGGAGCACGCGCTGGTGGCCGGCGATATCGGCGCTGCCATCGTGATTCCGCCCGGCTTCGAGCGCCACCGCCGCGGCGGCCGGCCCCAGCCCTCCGAAATCCAGCTGCTCTACGACGGCGGGGAAGCGGTGCTGGCGGGCAATGCCGAGGCCTTCATGCGCAGCCTGCTCAGCGCCACCGCCGGCGAGCTCGCCGGCCCGCCATCGGTTCGCCGGGCCGGCATCGCCGTGGTGACTCGCGCCGTGTTCAACCCGCGGCTCGACGGCAAGCCATTCATGGTGGCGGGTACGTTTGGCTTTGTGCTGTCGTTCCTCACCGTCCTGATCACCGCGGTCTC
Coding sequences within it:
- a CDS encoding CerR family C-terminal domain-containing protein, whose amino-acid sequence is MKDVANPTKDRVLAAAAELFAGRGFHATTMRDIAARAGVNLAAGHYHYGCKKDLYLEVLRAQFAEVRAELARRGAARPTRELARLARAQLVELLRARAKAMLDLLIGPPPGRHGTLMQREMCDPSEALPVIVEEFIRPLVRDIEDIVRRLAPGLSRQQLERCTFSIVAQALFYRFTMPATLRLWGLTAYPLPLARELAEHISEFSLGGVERVAQRRSSRRLKPAAARTRPAAAVGG
- a CDS encoding HlyD family efflux transporter periplasmic adaptor subunit, with translation MPRKLIPLVVVLLAGAAAGIIYLRHEGAAVRFTGFVEGEERVMRSEVSGRVLEVKYGEGASVAAREVIAVVDDRDMQARIRSKREELAVLDAELRAQAERVQLVESTWQREVSVRQAERRQAESAAELAARTLAREETLVRSGLSTAQSLDDHRARRDQADSALQRARELLARSEAEVHSVALARHELATLEQKRQLLLAQLAELEVTQSKYVIRAPDVPTVLQTQFVWPGELAQPGTAVAALLDPADKYVQIYVPVAEVGRLQIGQRVSLEVDSRPGERVPGEVSFIADKANFTPEKIETRSDRMGQVYRVKIRILEGVERLQPGTEGNVYLDS
- a CDS encoding ABC transporter ATP-binding protein; the protein is MDAAVIELRGLSKRFGTRPALRGVDLSLTGGQIAGIAGPDGAGKTTLLRALAGLLEIEAVQARVLGHDLRGDVTALKAELGYVPQAFSLHQDLSVIENLRFTARLHRLARSEFAARADELLARTGLAPFAGRAAGALSGGMKQKLAVANALLPRPPLLLLDEPTAGVDVVARREIWALLAQERARALVLVSTSYLDEAEACDRLVYLDNGRVVATGTPRELEQRVGLELYRAWGDDGRAVARAARRLPYVAGARASGRAARIEVSRQDTPGAAQVIRDLGALPAVSVHFAEAIPIDMESTLLALARGGAAHS
- a CDS encoding ABC transporter ATP-binding protein, which produces MTPPIITARALTKCFGDFTAVDRLALEVAPGSIFAFLGANGSGKSTTIRMLIGLLRPSAGAIEVDGIDVIRQPRRVRDHIGYMGQKVSLYRGLSLRENVEFYAGLYGLSAVALERAWGGLRERFSLGEAEPELTEDLPAGVRQRAGLALATLHQPRVLFLDEPTAGVDVHNRGLFWELIQEEADAGVTVFVTTHFLEETDYCDWACFIDAGRVIANAEPEALRRRFSNGYQVEVVCGAEQRARVAQELGAAGAVVTPGAGGVQASVATLDSAFLRRLDRLAAECPGVQTRIEQPAMTEVFRRVLAEVGVER
- a CDS encoding ABC transporter permease — protein: MNWRRLRTLMRREVQATFRDPFTITVLITVPLAALLAFGFTLATDVRHLALGVYDAAGTAASRRLVAELAAQSAFDPRQYARRDELEHALVAGDIGAAIVIPPGFERHRRGGRPQPSEIQLLYDGGEAVLAGNAEAFMRSLLSATAGELAGPPSVRRAGIAVVTRAVFNPRLDGKPFMVAGTFGFVLSFLTVLITAVSIVNEKLTGTFEQLQVTPANAVEIVLGKILPLGAVFAVDVVLMVLLAGAVLQVWPAGSVMLFVVISSFYVLVSLSMGLIISATSHTAAEAVQKSVILSIPLVQLSGFAFPTRNMPWIVQWVAELFPATHYIRVSRAIYMRGEGFLSLLPELALLLLFGVILMAYALRTVEART